A genomic region of Ensifer adhaerens contains the following coding sequences:
- a CDS encoding aldo/keto reductase, whose translation MHSVNSNGANIPALGFGTFRMPGADVLRVLPEALKLGFHHIDTAQIYGNEAEVGEAIHNSGVSRADIFLTTKVWVDKYAHRDFLASVDESLKKLKTDHVDLLLLHWPGGSDVPMAERIGALNEVHRAGKVRHIGVSNFNTAQMEEAVKLSDAPIATNQVEYHPYLDQTKVLGTARKHGMSITAYYAMANGKVPNDPLLKEIGARHGKTAAQVALRWLVQQKDVITLSKTATVDRLKENFAIFDFALGDGEMAEIHALARADGRIVNPEGLAPAWDKAA comes from the coding sequence ATGCATTCCGTCAATTCCAACGGCGCCAACATTCCGGCGCTCGGTTTCGGCACCTTCCGCATGCCAGGCGCAGACGTGCTGCGGGTGCTGCCGGAAGCGCTCAAACTCGGCTTCCACCATATCGATACCGCACAGATCTACGGCAACGAGGCCGAGGTCGGCGAAGCGATCCACAATTCCGGCGTCTCGCGCGCCGACATCTTCCTCACCACCAAGGTCTGGGTCGACAAATATGCGCATCGCGACTTCCTCGCCTCGGTCGACGAGAGCCTGAAAAAGCTGAAGACAGACCATGTCGATCTGCTTCTCCTGCATTGGCCGGGCGGCAGCGACGTGCCGATGGCCGAGCGCATCGGCGCCCTCAACGAAGTGCACAGGGCCGGCAAGGTTCGCCATATCGGCGTCAGCAACTTCAACACGGCGCAGATGGAAGAGGCGGTGAAGCTGAGCGATGCGCCAATCGCCACCAATCAGGTCGAGTACCACCCCTATCTCGACCAGACAAAGGTGCTTGGAACGGCGCGCAAGCATGGCATGTCGATCACCGCCTACTACGCAATGGCGAACGGCAAAGTGCCGAACGATCCGCTCTTGAAGGAGATCGGCGCCCGCCACGGCAAGACGGCCGCGCAAGTTGCGCTTCGCTGGCTGGTGCAGCAGAAGGACGTGATCACGCTTTCGAAGACCGCGACGGTCGATCGCCTGAAAGAAAACTTCGCGATCTTCGACTTCGCGCTCGGCGACGGCGAAATGGCCGAGATCCACGCCCTTGCCCGCGCGGATGGCCGCATCGTCAACCCGGAAGGCCTTGCTCCCGCCTGGGACAAGGCCGCTTGA
- a CDS encoding CynX/NimT family MFS transporter, with product MATAATFLRERTDWPGVMTVVTAGVVAAMQVGKGLIAGPMLQSDLGLDLSALGWITSVFAVVGVIGGMAAGAFVAAAGDRRLLAIGMALLALASFAGAASPAFALLLLSRIVEGFGFLLVVVAGPAILMRLVTTDRRDLVFALWSCFMPAGMAIAMLTGPVFADWQAIWWSNGLLTLASLALVFLAVSPSPATPGGDTTFRSDAAETLTSRGPMLLFVLFSLYSLMSFTLSSFLPILLIERLHVSLGTVGLLSAVITLVNVIGNLAAGHLLTRGFARGRLVASAALLTGVFGLWIFLSQSGGHLVLWLCILFSAIGGLIPATLISSVPILSPRPALAPMAMGLLMQGSNLGQLIGPVAVGTAIELYGWTSGAAFIGGSALLCIVLAPTLERALRTKMQRR from the coding sequence ATGGCCACGGCCGCAACCTTCCTTCGAGAAAGAACCGATTGGCCGGGTGTGATGACGGTTGTCACCGCCGGCGTGGTCGCAGCCATGCAGGTCGGCAAGGGGCTGATTGCCGGACCCATGCTGCAGTCCGACCTCGGTCTCGATCTCTCCGCCCTCGGCTGGATCACCTCAGTCTTCGCCGTCGTCGGCGTCATCGGCGGCATGGCGGCGGGTGCCTTCGTCGCGGCAGCCGGGGACCGGCGTCTGCTCGCAATCGGCATGGCCCTGCTGGCGCTCGCCTCCTTCGCGGGAGCAGCCAGCCCGGCGTTCGCGCTGCTTCTTCTGTCACGCATCGTCGAAGGTTTCGGCTTCCTGCTGGTCGTCGTTGCCGGCCCGGCTATTCTCATGCGCCTGGTGACAACGGATCGACGCGACCTCGTCTTTGCACTCTGGAGCTGCTTCATGCCCGCGGGCATGGCAATCGCCATGCTGACCGGTCCGGTCTTTGCCGATTGGCAAGCGATCTGGTGGAGCAATGGCTTGCTCACGCTGGCGAGCCTCGCTTTAGTCTTCCTGGCGGTGTCACCATCTCCGGCAACACCCGGCGGCGACACCACTTTCCGTAGCGATGCGGCCGAGACGCTCACGAGCCGCGGCCCGATGCTGCTTTTCGTGCTGTTTTCGCTCTACAGTCTGATGAGCTTTACGCTTTCGAGTTTTCTGCCGATCCTGTTGATCGAGCGCCTGCACGTCTCGCTTGGTACCGTTGGCCTCCTGAGCGCCGTCATCACGCTGGTGAACGTCATCGGCAATCTGGCCGCCGGTCATCTTCTCACCCGAGGATTTGCCCGAGGCCGGCTGGTCGCGAGCGCCGCCTTGCTGACGGGCGTGTTCGGCCTGTGGATCTTCCTGAGCCAGTCTGGCGGACATTTGGTCCTTTGGCTTTGCATCCTGTTTTCCGCGATCGGCGGCCTCATTCCGGCGACGCTGATTTCATCGGTGCCGATTCTTTCGCCGCGCCCGGCGCTTGCGCCGATGGCGATGGGTCTGCTGATGCAGGGCAGCAATCTGGGGCAGCTCATCGGGCCGGTCGCAGTCGGAACGGCGATCGAGCTCTACGGCTGGACTTCGGGGGCAGCCTTCATCGGCGGCAGCGCCCTCCTCTGCATCGTGCTTGCGCCGACGCTCGAACGGGCGCTGCGAACCAAAATGCAGCGGAGGTGA
- a CDS encoding MFS transporter: MPIAILALTIAAYAIGTTEFVIVGLLPTVATDLNVTLPLAGLIVSVYALGVTFGAPVLTALTGRIERKPLLIGLMALFIVGNAAAALSPSYEPLLVARVISAFAHGVFFSVGSTIAADLVPEDRRASAIAMMFMGLTVAIVTGVPLGTWIGQTFGWRATFWAVTGLGVVALAAIVALLPNTLSKAPPAKLIDQVRVLGSGRLLIVFAMTALGYGGTFVAFTFLAPILQDITGFSEGAVSLILVLYGIAIAIGNIAGGKIANRDPVKALIGLFLAQAAVLVLFTFTAPSPVLTLATLAALGFLSFANVPGLQLYVVQLAKQHRPGAVDVASALNIAAFNLGIAVGAWLGGVIVASPLGLGMTPVIGALLVAAALLLTVLSGALDRRAGAAYQPA; the protein is encoded by the coding sequence GTGCCCATTGCCATCCTCGCCCTGACGATCGCGGCCTATGCGATCGGAACAACGGAATTCGTGATCGTCGGCCTGTTGCCGACGGTCGCTACCGACCTCAACGTTACCCTGCCGCTCGCCGGCCTGATCGTCAGCGTCTATGCGCTCGGCGTCACCTTTGGCGCGCCGGTGCTGACTGCCCTCACCGGCCGGATCGAGCGCAAGCCGCTCCTGATCGGCCTGATGGCGCTGTTCATCGTCGGCAATGCTGCCGCGGCACTCTCGCCAAGCTATGAACCGCTGCTCGTCGCCCGTGTCATTTCCGCCTTTGCCCATGGCGTGTTCTTCTCGGTCGGCTCTACCATCGCCGCCGACCTCGTTCCGGAAGACCGCCGCGCCTCCGCGATCGCCATGATGTTCATGGGCCTCACTGTCGCGATCGTTACCGGCGTGCCGCTCGGCACCTGGATCGGCCAGACCTTCGGCTGGCGTGCCACCTTCTGGGCCGTGACCGGTCTCGGCGTCGTCGCGCTCGCCGCGATCGTTGCCCTGCTGCCGAACACGCTCTCCAAGGCGCCGCCGGCCAAGCTCATCGATCAGGTCCGCGTGCTCGGTTCCGGCCGCCTGCTGATCGTCTTTGCCATGACCGCGCTCGGTTACGGCGGCACCTTCGTCGCCTTCACCTTCCTGGCGCCGATCCTGCAGGACATCACCGGCTTTTCGGAAGGCGCCGTCAGTCTGATCCTGGTGCTCTATGGCATCGCCATTGCCATCGGTAACATTGCCGGCGGCAAGATCGCCAACCGCGACCCGGTAAAGGCGCTGATCGGCCTGTTCCTGGCGCAGGCAGCCGTGCTGGTCCTTTTCACCTTCACCGCTCCCTCGCCAGTGCTGACGCTGGCGACACTTGCGGCGTTGGGCTTCCTGTCTTTCGCCAATGTCCCTGGCCTGCAACTCTATGTCGTGCAGCTTGCCAAACAGCACCGTCCGGGCGCCGTCGATGTCGCCTCGGCGCTCAACATCGCGGCCTTCAACCTCGGCATTGCCGTCGGCGCCTGGCTCGGCGGCGTGATCGTCGCCTCGCCGCTCGGCCTCGGCATGACGCCCGTTATCGGCGCCCTGCTCGTCGCTGCCGCCCTGCTGCTTACAGTTCTGAGCGGCGCACTTGATCGGCGGGCCGGCGCGGCCTACCAACCGGCTTGA
- a CDS encoding alkylphosphonate utilization protein — protein sequence MDVKDSNGAILQDGDNVTLIKDLKVKGTSTTLKRGTMVKGICLTDNPDEVECRVEKIKGLVLRTEFLKKA from the coding sequence ATGGACGTTAAAGATTCGAACGGCGCCATCCTCCAGGACGGCGACAACGTAACCCTGATCAAGGACCTGAAGGTCAAGGGCACCTCGACGACGCTGAAGCGTGGCACGATGGTAAAGGGCATTTGCCTCACCGACAATCCCGACGAAGTGGAGTGCCGGGTGGAGAAGATCAAAGGCCTGGTGCTGCGTACTGAATTTTTGAAGAAGGCATAG
- the tam gene encoding trans-aconitate 2-methyltransferase, with protein MVWSPAQYLKFEDERTRPARDLLAQVPELPEGLAFDLGCGPGNSTELIRDRFPEATLSGLDSDENMLVAAAKRLPGITFERADLASWIPPSGASLFYGNAVFQWLPNHLAIFERLMDALASGGTLAVQMPDNLAEPSHLLMEETARSLAFAEVFAGKTIRRNPMPGPATYVECLAPQAASIEVWHTIYHHRLANAEAIVEWVKGTGLRPYLDAVPEDRRDAFVAAYTNRIRAAYPAMSDGKVLLHFPRIFIVAVKA; from the coding sequence ATGGTCTGGTCGCCTGCGCAATATCTGAAGTTCGAAGACGAACGCACCCGACCAGCCAGAGATCTTCTCGCCCAAGTGCCTGAGCTGCCCGAGGGACTCGCCTTCGACCTCGGCTGCGGGCCCGGCAATTCCACCGAACTCATCCGCGACCGTTTTCCCGAAGCGACGCTGTCCGGCCTCGACAGCGACGAGAACATGCTCGTTGCGGCGGCCAAGCGGCTGCCCGGCATCACCTTCGAACGGGCGGATCTTGCAAGCTGGATCCCACCCTCCGGCGCATCGCTGTTTTACGGCAACGCGGTCTTCCAATGGCTTCCGAACCACCTCGCAATCTTCGAAAGGCTGATGGACGCCCTTGCATCGGGCGGCACGCTCGCGGTGCAGATGCCGGACAATCTCGCCGAGCCGAGCCATCTGCTGATGGAGGAAACCGCCCGCAGCCTTGCCTTTGCCGAGGTCTTTGCCGGCAAGACCATCCGCCGCAATCCGATGCCGGGGCCGGCGACCTATGTCGAGTGTCTGGCGCCGCAGGCGGCGAGCATCGAGGTCTGGCACACGATCTACCACCATCGGCTGGCCAATGCCGAAGCGATCGTCGAATGGGTGAAAGGTACGGGCCTGCGCCCCTATCTCGACGCTGTGCCGGAAGACCGGCGCGACGCCTTTGTTGCCGCCTATACGAACCGGATCCGCGCTGCCTATCCTGCCATGAGCGACGGCAAGGTGCTGTTGCATTTTCCCCGAATTTTCATCGTCGCGGTGAAGGCGTAG
- a CDS encoding helicase HerA-like C-terminal domain-containing protein, protein MLEEGKLFIGTSRKPDDSINKGEYLELKFGNRHGLVTGATGTGKTITLQILAEGFSNAGVPVFCADVKGDLSGIGAIGEAKDFILKRAEQIGLPTNPYEFQEFPVIFWDLYGEKGHRVRTTMSEMGPLLLSRLMNATDAQEGVLNIAFKIADQGGLPLLDLKDLQALLNYMGDNASALSNQFGFISKASVGSIQRELLILEQQGAEHFFGEPALKISDIMRTTNDGRGAISVLAADKLMMNPRLYATFLLWLLSELFEELPEVGDPDKPKLVFFFDEAHLLFNDAPKALIERVEQVVRLIRSKGVGVYFVTQNPLDVPDTVLGQLGNRVQHALRAYTPRDQKAVKTAADTFRPNPEFDCATVITNLGTGEALVSTLEGKGAPSMVERTLVRPPQSRVGPLTEAERQKVMDVSPVRDLYDEDFDRESAYEILAARAKKTADAQAQAEQQTTEANAGGSRWTLPGFGDDDDAAPAGKQARPRSSGYQRETVVEAAMKSVARTVATQVGRALVRGILGSLSRR, encoded by the coding sequence ATGTTGGAAGAAGGCAAGCTCTTTATCGGCACCAGCCGCAAGCCTGATGATTCGATCAACAAGGGCGAATATCTGGAGCTCAAATTCGGCAACCGCCACGGCCTGGTCACCGGCGCCACCGGCACCGGCAAGACGATCACGCTGCAGATCCTTGCCGAGGGCTTTTCCAACGCCGGCGTCCCGGTCTTTTGCGCCGACGTGAAGGGCGATCTCTCCGGCATCGGCGCGATCGGCGAAGCCAAGGATTTCATCCTGAAGCGTGCAGAACAGATCGGCCTGCCGACGAACCCTTACGAGTTTCAGGAATTCCCGGTCATCTTCTGGGATCTTTACGGCGAGAAGGGCCATCGGGTCCGCACCACCATGTCGGAAATGGGCCCCCTGCTCCTCTCGCGGCTTATGAACGCCACCGACGCGCAGGAAGGCGTGCTCAACATCGCCTTCAAGATCGCCGATCAGGGCGGCCTGCCGCTGCTCGACCTCAAGGACTTGCAGGCGCTGCTCAACTACATGGGCGACAATGCCAGCGCGCTTTCCAACCAGTTCGGCTTCATTTCCAAGGCGTCGGTCGGCTCGATCCAGCGCGAACTCCTGATCCTCGAACAGCAGGGCGCCGAGCATTTCTTCGGCGAGCCGGCGCTGAAAATCAGCGATATCATGCGCACCACCAATGACGGACGCGGCGCGATCTCGGTGCTGGCGGCCGACAAGCTGATGATGAACCCGCGGCTCTACGCGACCTTCCTGCTCTGGCTGCTTTCGGAGCTGTTCGAGGAACTGCCGGAAGTGGGCGATCCGGACAAGCCGAAGCTCGTCTTCTTCTTCGACGAGGCGCACCTGCTCTTCAACGACGCGCCGAAGGCGCTGATCGAACGCGTGGAACAGGTCGTGCGCCTGATCCGCTCCAAGGGCGTCGGTGTCTATTTCGTCACGCAGAACCCGCTCGACGTCCCGGACACGGTTCTCGGTCAGCTCGGCAATCGCGTGCAGCATGCGCTGCGCGCCTATACGCCGCGCGACCAGAAGGCGGTCAAGACCGCCGCCGACACCTTCCGCCCGAACCCGGAATTCGACTGCGCCACCGTCATCACCAATCTCGGTACCGGCGAAGCGCTGGTCTCGACGCTTGAAGGCAAGGGTGCGCCGTCGATGGTCGAACGCACGCTGGTGCGCCCACCGCAGTCACGCGTCGGCCCTCTGACCGAGGCCGAGCGCCAGAAGGTGATGGACGTCAGCCCCGTTCGCGACCTTTACGACGAGGATTTCGACCGCGAGTCGGCCTATGAGATCCTGGCCGCACGCGCCAAGAAGACCGCCGATGCGCAAGCCCAGGCCGAGCAGCAGACAACCGAAGCCAATGCCGGCGGCAGCCGTTGGACGCTTCCGGGCTTCGGCGACGACGATGATGCCGCGCCGGCAGGGAAACAGGCTCGCCCGCGCAGCTCCGGCTACCAGCGCGAGACGGTCGTCGAAGCGGCGATGAAATCGGTCGCCCGCACCGTCGCAACCCAGGTCGGCCGCGCACTGGTGCGTGGCATCCTCGGCAGCCTCAGCCGGCGCTGA
- a CDS encoding MarR family winged helix-turn-helix transcriptional regulator, with translation MANKATHSETIPEEALALGKQLCFAVYSAAHAFNRAYKPLLDRFGLTYPQYLVLLALWQQDEMTVKRIGEEIGLDSGTLSPLLKRLEAAGFVARQRDPSDERQVIVRLTEKGRDLKSEAFGILMDIGKASGCSLEEAGEIRETLHHLTRQLNAGHGAD, from the coding sequence ATGGCAAACAAGGCGACACATAGCGAGACAATCCCGGAGGAGGCGCTAGCGCTCGGCAAGCAGCTCTGCTTTGCCGTCTATTCGGCGGCACATGCCTTCAACCGTGCCTACAAGCCGCTGCTCGATCGTTTCGGGCTTACCTATCCCCAATATCTCGTGCTGCTCGCACTCTGGCAACAGGACGAGATGACGGTAAAGCGCATCGGCGAGGAGATCGGGCTCGATTCCGGAACGCTGTCGCCGCTTCTGAAACGCCTGGAAGCAGCCGGTTTTGTCGCACGGCAGCGCGATCCGAGCGACGAACGACAGGTGATCGTTCGCCTCACGGAGAAGGGCCGCGACCTCAAGAGCGAGGCTTTCGGCATTCTGATGGATATCGGCAAGGCGTCAGGCTGCAGCCTGGAAGAAGCCGGTGAAATCCGGGAAACGCTGCATCACTTGACGCGGCAGCTCAATGCCGGCCACGGCGCGGACTGA
- the wrbA gene encoding NAD(P)H:quinone oxidoreductase, which translates to MVKILVLYYSSYGHIETMATAVAEGARAASATVALKRVPEIVPEAVAIKAGYKRDQHASIATVAELPDYDAIVIGTPTRFGNMAAQMKNFLDQAGGIWARDALVGRIGSVFTSTGSQHGGQESTILATHTVLLHLGMVIAGLPYSFKGQMRMDEITGGSPYGASTLADDGNGGDRRPSANELEGARFQGRHVAELAAALVAGRARVGEIA; encoded by the coding sequence ATGGTCAAGATACTCGTCCTCTACTACTCATCCTATGGTCATATCGAGACGATGGCGACGGCCGTTGCCGAGGGCGCGCGCGCCGCCAGCGCCACGGTCGCGCTGAAGCGGGTTCCCGAAATCGTGCCGGAGGCCGTAGCCATCAAGGCGGGGTACAAGCGCGACCAGCATGCATCGATTGCGACCGTCGCGGAGCTGCCGGACTATGACGCGATCGTCATCGGCACGCCGACACGCTTCGGCAACATGGCGGCGCAGATGAAAAACTTCCTCGATCAGGCAGGCGGTATCTGGGCGCGGGACGCCTTGGTCGGCCGTATCGGCAGCGTCTTCACCTCGACGGGAAGCCAGCATGGCGGCCAGGAATCGACGATCCTTGCCACCCATACTGTGCTTCTCCATCTCGGCATGGTGATCGCTGGCCTGCCCTACAGCTTCAAGGGTCAGATGCGCATGGACGAAATCACCGGCGGATCGCCCTATGGCGCCTCGACCCTCGCCGACGACGGCAATGGTGGTGACCGACGACCGAGCGCCAACGAGCTGGAAGGCGCGCGCTTCCAGGGACGCCACGTCGCAGAACTCGCAGCGGCGCTGGTCGCCGGACGTGCGCGCGTGGGGGAGATCGCCTGA
- a CDS encoding MFS transporter → MSLHEAQPSDFAPDWPAIIAVVLGVTAFSVAQGLTYPLISLSLESRGVSAGMIGLNAMGFAAGLGVATLVLGRLTRLASADRLIIASLCGCSICLATLAYTSELAIWFIARFALGFFVSMVFMLGEAWLNTACPDRLRGRVSGLYGAGMCGGFAAGPLAIPLLGTSGGLGFALLAIYIALVAFLTGLLTMGARTRPEPSSTRDLFAFFTKAPMLILMVLMFGFADIAAISAMPVYFVKTGHSQAFAALSVTALAIPTALAQPFIGVLLDRLPRRRVAISAAAVAATGYLLVPFLSSDIALLLSFAFIGAASFALYTAALTMLGEEYRGSMLVAGSAAFSLAYAAGSAAGSGATGALMNFVDPVAGPIGVGAVLVIFTLTFVIAGRR, encoded by the coding sequence ATGTCGTTGCATGAGGCACAGCCAAGCGATTTCGCGCCCGACTGGCCGGCGATCATCGCCGTCGTTCTGGGCGTCACCGCCTTCTCGGTGGCGCAGGGGCTCACCTATCCACTGATCTCACTTTCGCTTGAAAGCCGCGGTGTTTCTGCCGGCATGATCGGCCTCAATGCCATGGGCTTTGCCGCCGGTCTCGGTGTGGCGACCCTGGTTCTCGGCCGGCTGACCCGGCTCGCCTCCGCCGACAGGCTGATCATCGCCAGTCTCTGCGGCTGCTCTATCTGTCTTGCGACGCTTGCCTATACCTCAGAGCTCGCCATCTGGTTTATTGCGCGCTTCGCCCTTGGCTTTTTCGTCAGCATGGTCTTCATGCTCGGCGAAGCCTGGCTGAATACGGCCTGTCCGGACCGGCTGCGCGGTCGTGTTTCCGGGCTTTACGGCGCCGGCATGTGTGGCGGCTTTGCCGCCGGCCCGCTGGCGATCCCGTTGCTCGGCACCAGCGGCGGTCTCGGCTTTGCGCTGCTTGCGATCTACATCGCGCTCGTCGCGTTTCTCACCGGCCTTTTGACCATGGGCGCGCGCACGCGACCAGAGCCTTCCTCGACGCGTGACCTCTTCGCCTTCTTCACGAAGGCGCCGATGCTGATCCTCATGGTGCTGATGTTCGGCTTTGCCGATATCGCGGCGATCTCGGCCATGCCGGTCTACTTCGTCAAGACCGGTCACAGCCAGGCCTTTGCCGCCCTTAGCGTTACGGCGCTGGCAATACCCACAGCCCTTGCCCAGCCCTTTATCGGCGTGCTGCTCGACCGGTTGCCGCGCCGCCGGGTGGCGATTTCGGCCGCCGCCGTCGCCGCCACCGGCTATCTGCTCGTGCCGTTCCTGTCCTCCGATATCGCCCTGCTACTCAGCTTCGCCTTCATCGGTGCGGCAAGCTTCGCGCTCTATACGGCGGCGCTCACCATGCTCGGTGAAGAATATCGCGGCAGCATGCTGGTTGCCGGCAGCGCCGCCTTCTCGCTCGCCTATGCGGCCGGCAGTGCTGCCGGTTCCGGCGCCACCGGCGCACTGATGAACTTTGTCGATCCGGTCGCCGGTCCGATCGGCGTCGGCGCGGTGCTCGTGATCTTCACCCTAACCTTCGTGATTGCCGGTCGGCGCTAG
- a CDS encoding organic hydroperoxide resistance protein codes for MPILYRTTASATGGRAGQAKSADGVLDITLTVPKELGGDGARGTNPEQLFAAGYSACFLGALKFVAGKEKVKLPEDTTVTGTVGIGPREDGTGFGIDAALEISSPGVDKAVLEDLVQKAHIVCPYSHATKGNIDVKLTVA; via the coding sequence ATGCCCATTCTCTATCGCACCACTGCATCCGCAACCGGTGGCCGTGCCGGCCAGGCCAAGAGCGCAGATGGCGTTCTCGACATTACCCTCACCGTTCCGAAGGAACTCGGCGGCGACGGCGCCCGCGGCACCAATCCGGAGCAGCTGTTTGCCGCCGGCTACTCAGCCTGTTTCCTCGGCGCCCTGAAGTTCGTTGCCGGCAAGGAAAAGGTAAAGCTTCCGGAAGACACGACGGTGACGGGAACGGTCGGCATCGGCCCGCGTGAGGACGGTACCGGTTTCGGGATTGACGCCGCACTCGAGATTTCGTCGCCGGGCGTCGACAAGGCGGTGCTCGAAGACCTCGTCCAGAAGGCACACATCGTTTGCCCCTATAGCCACGCGACCAAGGGCAACATCGACGTCAAGCTGACGGTTGCCTGA
- a CDS encoding LysR family transcriptional regulator: MDNRAGEMEVFVAVSETRSFSAAARRLTLSPSAVSKLVTRIEDRLGTRLLVRSTRTLQLTPEGEVYLQRAQRILSDIAETEQLVAAGGRMTPRGLLRVNAAVGFGERYIMPLAPEFLARYPEVQLDLTLTDSMIDVVGERADVAIRTGPLRDSSLKARKLMDSRPVVIASPDYLEKHGIPQTPDDLDGHNCIRFNFRRSVDEWAFRMPGQPAAELRSVFGNMQVSSGSIVRQLCLAGMGIGRIGRFHVEPDFEAGKLVPLLEDYQSGEIETVYAVYAGHEHLAARIRAFIDFLVDRM, from the coding sequence ATGGATAACCGGGCGGGTGAGATGGAGGTCTTCGTTGCGGTTTCGGAGACGCGCAGTTTCTCAGCGGCCGCGCGGCGGCTGACGCTTTCGCCTTCGGCCGTCAGCAAGCTGGTGACACGTATCGAGGATCGGCTCGGCACCCGTCTTCTCGTGCGCTCGACCCGGACCCTGCAACTGACGCCGGAGGGGGAGGTCTACCTCCAGCGGGCGCAACGGATATTGTCGGACATCGCCGAGACCGAACAACTGGTCGCCGCCGGTGGCCGCATGACGCCACGCGGGCTGTTGCGGGTGAATGCGGCGGTCGGCTTCGGTGAGCGCTACATCATGCCGCTCGCGCCGGAATTTCTGGCTCGCTATCCCGAGGTGCAGCTCGATCTGACGCTGACCGACAGCATGATCGACGTCGTTGGCGAGCGCGCAGACGTGGCGATCCGCACCGGACCGTTGCGTGATTCATCCTTGAAGGCGCGCAAGCTCATGGACAGCCGGCCGGTGGTGATCGCATCGCCCGACTATCTGGAAAAACATGGGATCCCGCAAACGCCTGACGATCTCGACGGCCACAATTGCATCCGCTTCAACTTCCGCCGCAGCGTCGACGAATGGGCGTTCCGCATGCCCGGGCAGCCGGCCGCGGAACTCCGCTCGGTCTTCGGCAACATGCAAGTATCGAGCGGTTCGATCGTCCGCCAGCTTTGTCTTGCCGGCATGGGCATTGGCCGCATCGGCCGTTTCCACGTTGAGCCGGATTTCGAAGCCGGCAAGCTCGTGCCGTTGCTGGAAGACTATCAATCGGGCGAGATCGAGACGGTTTATGCCGTCTACGCCGGCCATGAGCATCTCGCCGCCCGTATCCGTGCCTTCATCGATTTTCTGGTCGATCGCATGTAA
- a CDS encoding LysR family transcriptional regulator, whose product MLDALTLDQMRTFVTVAESGSFRAGAARLSRVQSAVSHAIANLESELGVALFDRSGHRPVLTPEGQALLANARDILLRVDAMRARARGLGEGIELELSLIVDTLFPIETIGLALNEMRTIYPTVSIRLAVSPLGGPLDGLVERRFTLGIMVGEDFRDPAIARQALATVQLVAVVAAQHPLGLSARDGVLENAELADHLQIVQSDPSQRTAGRDFGVLSPQTCRVSSQDTKHAMIRAGLGWGRLPLWQVQRDLDEGRLVRMPTAALGRNSQIGAECYLTHRIDEPLGPAARVFGEALARLCAAG is encoded by the coding sequence ATGCTGGATGCCCTGACGCTCGATCAGATGCGGACCTTCGTTACCGTCGCCGAAAGTGGGAGTTTCCGCGCGGGCGCTGCCCGCCTTTCTCGGGTGCAATCGGCGGTCAGTCATGCCATCGCCAATCTGGAGAGCGAACTTGGCGTTGCGCTCTTCGACCGCTCGGGCCATCGGCCGGTGCTGACGCCGGAAGGGCAAGCGCTGCTTGCCAATGCCCGCGACATCTTGCTCAGGGTAGACGCCATGCGGGCCCGAGCACGCGGACTTGGCGAGGGGATCGAGCTCGAGCTTTCATTGATCGTCGACACGCTTTTCCCGATCGAGACCATCGGGCTGGCCCTGAATGAGATGCGGACGATCTACCCCACTGTTTCGATCCGGCTTGCGGTTTCGCCGCTCGGCGGGCCGCTGGATGGTCTCGTCGAACGCCGCTTCACCCTTGGCATCATGGTCGGCGAAGACTTCCGCGATCCGGCGATCGCCCGTCAGGCACTCGCGACGGTTCAGCTCGTTGCGGTCGTCGCGGCGCAACATCCCCTGGGGCTGAGCGCCCGCGATGGCGTACTCGAAAACGCCGAGCTCGCCGACCACCTGCAGATCGTGCAGTCCGATCCATCGCAGCGAACGGCAGGACGGGATTTCGGCGTACTCTCGCCGCAGACCTGCCGCGTCAGCAGTCAGGACACCAAACATGCGATGATCCGGGCAGGCCTCGGCTGGGGCCGGTTGCCGCTCTGGCAGGTACAGCGGGATCTCGATGAAGGCCGCCTCGTGCGTATGCCGACGGCAGCCCTTGGCCGTAACAGCCAGATCGGCGCCGAGTGCTATCTCACTCACCGGATCGACGAGCCGCTCGGACCTGCTGCGCGGGTTTTCGGGGAGGCGCTTGCCCGGCTCTGTGCCGCGGGCTAG